A genomic window from Denticeps clupeoides chromosome 11, fDenClu1.1, whole genome shotgun sequence includes:
- the phf11 gene encoding PHD finger protein 11 isoform X2, whose amino-acid sequence MNSKLAITAESRAAGCAVLRRRLGGDGREMESESLLLLVKMSAASVRCVLCKIAEENDVTGALATKEDVTAHQNCLLFASGTYCRNTPDFDDLFGFSVEDVKREEQRGRRLP is encoded by the exons ATGAATTCCAAGCTCGCCATCACTGCAGAATCCCGAGCTGCTGGCTGCGCGGTGTTGAGAAGGCGTCTGGGTGGAGACGGGCGGGAAATGGAAAGTGAAAGTCTGCTCTTGTTAGTCAAGATGTCCGCGGCGTCGGTCCGCTGTGTTCTATGCAAAATCGCCGAGGAGAACGATGTGACCGGAGCTCTGGCCACCAAAGAGGACGTGACGGCGCATCAGAATTGTCTG cttttTGCTTCAGGTACATATTGTAGGAACACACCAGATTTTGATGACCTGTTTGGCTTTTCTGTGGAGGATGTGAAGCGTGAGGAACAAAGAGGCAGACGGCTG
- the LOC114799300 gene encoding glycerol kinase-like isoform X2, giving the protein MALTCHTNFSVPLVGAIDQGTSSTRFLVFNAQTSEVVCQYQVEIRQSFPKEGWVEEDPQEILQSVCECVEKVCEMLTHMNISTDLIKAIGVTNQRETTLVWDKETGLPLYNAIVWMDLRTQSTVDRLISKTPGGNKNHLKSQTGLPISTYFSAVKLRWLMDHIEEVAHAVDTHTAMFGTVDSWLVWCLTGGVDGGIHCTDVSNASRTLLFNINTLQWDLELCSFFEIPVEILPEVKSSSEIYGYLASGSLTGTPISGCLGDQSAALVGQMCLKDGQAKNTYGTGCFLLRNTGTKPVMSDHGLLTTVAYKLGPDRPACYALEGSVAIAGAVVRWLKDNMGIIQSSAEIEKLAASVGTSYGCYFVPAFSGLYAPYWEPNARGIICGLTQFTTRNHLAFAALEAVCFQTKEILDAMNQDSGVPLTQLQVDGGMTCNQLLMQLQADILCIPVVKPTMSETTALGAAMAAGSADGVSVWNINTEHSVTTERYQPQINPNETEFRYARWKKAVQKAMNWETAESGNGMGSVNDPVIHCCRRNSS; this is encoded by the exons CTGGGTGGAGGAAGACCCACAGGAGATCCTGCAatcggtgtgtgagtgtgtggagaaAGTATGTGAGATgctcacacacatgaacatcTCTACTGATCTCATTAAAG CCATTGGAGTGACAAATCAGAGGGAGACCACTTTAGTTTGGGACAAAGAGACTGGACTGCCTCTCTACAATGCTATTG TCTGGATGGACCTGCGGACACAGTCAACAGTAGACAGACTAATTAGTAAAACCCCTGGAGGGAACAAGAACCATCTGAAG AGTCAGACCGGTCTCCCCATCAGCACATACTTCAGTGCCGTCAAGCTGAGGTGGCTGATGGATCACATTGAGGAAGTTGCCCATGCAGTTGATACCCACACCGCCATGTTTGGCACTGTGGACTCCTGGCTTGTCTGG TGTTTGACGGGGGGTGTGGATGGGGGAATTCACTGCACTGATGTTTCTAATGCCAGTCGAACCCTtctatttaacattaacactTTACAGTGGGACCTGGAGCTGTGCTC GTTTTTTGAAATCCCAGTGGAGATCCTGCCTGAAGTGAAAAGCTCTTCAGAAATATATGGCTACTTG GCATCAGGATCTCTGACTGGGACCCCCATCTCTGGG TGTTTAGGAGACCAGTCAGCTGCTTTGGTTGGACAGATGTGTTTAAAAGATGGTCAAGCAAAAAACAC CTACGGAACAGGCTGCTTCCTGCTGAGGAACACTGGAACAAAG CCTGTGATGTCAGACCACGGTCTCCTCACCACTGTTGCCTACAAACTGGGTCCAGACAGACCAGCCTGCTACGCTCTAGAG GGTTCTGTGGCTATAGCAGGGGCAGTAGTGAGGTGGCTGAAGGACAATATGGGAATAATCCAGTCATCTGCAGAGATTG AGAAGCTTGCAGCATCTGTAGGAACATCATACGGCTGTTATTTTGTTCCAGCGTTTTCTGGGTTATACGCCCCATATTGGGAACCCAATGCAAGAGG TATTATCTGTGGTTTGACTCAGTTCACCACTCGTAACCACCTGGCCTTTGCTGCTCTTGAAGCCGTCTGCTTCCAGACTAAAGAG ATTCTGGATGCCATGAACCAGGACAGTGGTGTTCCTCTCACACAGCTCCAGGTGGATGGCGGCATGACCTGCAACCAGCTGCTGATGCAGCTGCAGGCTGACATCCTCTGCATCCCAGTGG TAAAGCCAACTATGTCTGAGACAACAGCACTGGGAGCAGCCATGGCAGCAGGCTCCGCTGATGGAGTGTCTGTGTGGAACATAAACACAGAGCATAGTGTCACCACAGAGAGATACCAGCCACAAATCAACCCTAACG agACTGAATTCCGCTATGCCAGGTGGAAGAAGGCTGTACAGAAAGCCATGAACTGGGAAACTGCAGAGAGTGGTAACGGAATG GGCAGTGTGAATGATCCCGTAATTCACTGCTGCAGAAGGAATTCCTCATGA
- the LOC114799300 gene encoding glycerol kinase-like isoform X1 → MALTCHTNFSVPLVGAIDQGTSSTRFLVFNAQTSEVVCQYQVEIRQSFPKEGWVEEDPQEILQSVCECVEKVCEMLTHMNISTDLIKAIGVTNQRETTLVWDKETGLPLYNAIVWMDLRTQSTVDRLISKTPGGNKNHLKSQTGLPISTYFSAVKLRWLMDHIEEVAHAVDTHTAMFGTVDSWLVWCLTGGVDGGIHCTDVSNASRTLLFNINTLQWDLELCSFFEIPVEILPEVKSSSEIYGYLASGSLTGTPISGCLGDQSAALVGQMCLKDGQAKNTYGTGCFLLRNTGTKPVMSDHGLLTTVAYKLGPDRPACYALEGSVAIAGAVVRWLKDNMGIIQSSAEIEKLAASVGTSYGCYFVPAFSGLYAPYWEPNARGIICGLTQFTTRNHLAFAALEAVCFQTKEILDAMNQDSGVPLTQLQVDGGMTCNQLLMQLQADILCIPVVKPTMSETTALGAAMAAGSADGVSVWNINTEHSVTTERYQPQINPNETEFRYARWKKAVQKAMNWETAESGNGMVFTQKYIFLHTRTHTTFCH, encoded by the exons CTGGGTGGAGGAAGACCCACAGGAGATCCTGCAatcggtgtgtgagtgtgtggagaaAGTATGTGAGATgctcacacacatgaacatcTCTACTGATCTCATTAAAG CCATTGGAGTGACAAATCAGAGGGAGACCACTTTAGTTTGGGACAAAGAGACTGGACTGCCTCTCTACAATGCTATTG TCTGGATGGACCTGCGGACACAGTCAACAGTAGACAGACTAATTAGTAAAACCCCTGGAGGGAACAAGAACCATCTGAAG AGTCAGACCGGTCTCCCCATCAGCACATACTTCAGTGCCGTCAAGCTGAGGTGGCTGATGGATCACATTGAGGAAGTTGCCCATGCAGTTGATACCCACACCGCCATGTTTGGCACTGTGGACTCCTGGCTTGTCTGG TGTTTGACGGGGGGTGTGGATGGGGGAATTCACTGCACTGATGTTTCTAATGCCAGTCGAACCCTtctatttaacattaacactTTACAGTGGGACCTGGAGCTGTGCTC GTTTTTTGAAATCCCAGTGGAGATCCTGCCTGAAGTGAAAAGCTCTTCAGAAATATATGGCTACTTG GCATCAGGATCTCTGACTGGGACCCCCATCTCTGGG TGTTTAGGAGACCAGTCAGCTGCTTTGGTTGGACAGATGTGTTTAAAAGATGGTCAAGCAAAAAACAC CTACGGAACAGGCTGCTTCCTGCTGAGGAACACTGGAACAAAG CCTGTGATGTCAGACCACGGTCTCCTCACCACTGTTGCCTACAAACTGGGTCCAGACAGACCAGCCTGCTACGCTCTAGAG GGTTCTGTGGCTATAGCAGGGGCAGTAGTGAGGTGGCTGAAGGACAATATGGGAATAATCCAGTCATCTGCAGAGATTG AGAAGCTTGCAGCATCTGTAGGAACATCATACGGCTGTTATTTTGTTCCAGCGTTTTCTGGGTTATACGCCCCATATTGGGAACCCAATGCAAGAGG TATTATCTGTGGTTTGACTCAGTTCACCACTCGTAACCACCTGGCCTTTGCTGCTCTTGAAGCCGTCTGCTTCCAGACTAAAGAG ATTCTGGATGCCATGAACCAGGACAGTGGTGTTCCTCTCACACAGCTCCAGGTGGATGGCGGCATGACCTGCAACCAGCTGCTGATGCAGCTGCAGGCTGACATCCTCTGCATCCCAGTGG TAAAGCCAACTATGTCTGAGACAACAGCACTGGGAGCAGCCATGGCAGCAGGCTCCGCTGATGGAGTGTCTGTGTGGAACATAAACACAGAGCATAGTGTCACCACAGAGAGATACCAGCCACAAATCAACCCTAACG agACTGAATTCCGCTATGCCAGGTGGAAGAAGGCTGTACAGAAAGCCATGAACTGGGAAACTGCAGAGAGTGGTAACGGAATGGtatttacacaaaaatacatttttttacacacacgcacacacaccacattctgtcactga
- the LOC114799300 gene encoding glycerol kinase-like isoform X3, protein MLTHMNISTDLIKAIGVTNQRETTLVWDKETGLPLYNAIVWMDLRTQSTVDRLISKTPGGNKNHLKSQTGLPISTYFSAVKLRWLMDHIEEVAHAVDTHTAMFGTVDSWLVWCLTGGVDGGIHCTDVSNASRTLLFNINTLQWDLELCSFFEIPVEILPEVKSSSEIYGYLASGSLTGTPISGCLGDQSAALVGQMCLKDGQAKNTYGTGCFLLRNTGTKPVMSDHGLLTTVAYKLGPDRPACYALEGSVAIAGAVVRWLKDNMGIIQSSAEIEKLAASVGTSYGCYFVPAFSGLYAPYWEPNARGIICGLTQFTTRNHLAFAALEAVCFQTKEILDAMNQDSGVPLTQLQVDGGMTCNQLLMQLQADILCIPVVKPTMSETTALGAAMAAGSADGVSVWNINTEHSVTTERYQPQINPNETEFRYARWKKAVQKAMNWETAESGNGMVFTQKYIFLHTRTHTTFCH, encoded by the exons ATgctcacacacatgaacatcTCTACTGATCTCATTAAAG CCATTGGAGTGACAAATCAGAGGGAGACCACTTTAGTTTGGGACAAAGAGACTGGACTGCCTCTCTACAATGCTATTG TCTGGATGGACCTGCGGACACAGTCAACAGTAGACAGACTAATTAGTAAAACCCCTGGAGGGAACAAGAACCATCTGAAG AGTCAGACCGGTCTCCCCATCAGCACATACTTCAGTGCCGTCAAGCTGAGGTGGCTGATGGATCACATTGAGGAAGTTGCCCATGCAGTTGATACCCACACCGCCATGTTTGGCACTGTGGACTCCTGGCTTGTCTGG TGTTTGACGGGGGGTGTGGATGGGGGAATTCACTGCACTGATGTTTCTAATGCCAGTCGAACCCTtctatttaacattaacactTTACAGTGGGACCTGGAGCTGTGCTC GTTTTTTGAAATCCCAGTGGAGATCCTGCCTGAAGTGAAAAGCTCTTCAGAAATATATGGCTACTTG GCATCAGGATCTCTGACTGGGACCCCCATCTCTGGG TGTTTAGGAGACCAGTCAGCTGCTTTGGTTGGACAGATGTGTTTAAAAGATGGTCAAGCAAAAAACAC CTACGGAACAGGCTGCTTCCTGCTGAGGAACACTGGAACAAAG CCTGTGATGTCAGACCACGGTCTCCTCACCACTGTTGCCTACAAACTGGGTCCAGACAGACCAGCCTGCTACGCTCTAGAG GGTTCTGTGGCTATAGCAGGGGCAGTAGTGAGGTGGCTGAAGGACAATATGGGAATAATCCAGTCATCTGCAGAGATTG AGAAGCTTGCAGCATCTGTAGGAACATCATACGGCTGTTATTTTGTTCCAGCGTTTTCTGGGTTATACGCCCCATATTGGGAACCCAATGCAAGAGG TATTATCTGTGGTTTGACTCAGTTCACCACTCGTAACCACCTGGCCTTTGCTGCTCTTGAAGCCGTCTGCTTCCAGACTAAAGAG ATTCTGGATGCCATGAACCAGGACAGTGGTGTTCCTCTCACACAGCTCCAGGTGGATGGCGGCATGACCTGCAACCAGCTGCTGATGCAGCTGCAGGCTGACATCCTCTGCATCCCAGTGG TAAAGCCAACTATGTCTGAGACAACAGCACTGGGAGCAGCCATGGCAGCAGGCTCCGCTGATGGAGTGTCTGTGTGGAACATAAACACAGAGCATAGTGTCACCACAGAGAGATACCAGCCACAAATCAACCCTAACG agACTGAATTCCGCTATGCCAGGTGGAAGAAGGCTGTACAGAAAGCCATGAACTGGGAAACTGCAGAGAGTGGTAACGGAATGGtatttacacaaaaatacatttttttacacacacgcacacacaccacattctgtcactga